A genomic stretch from Salarias fasciatus chromosome 10, fSalaFa1.1, whole genome shotgun sequence includes:
- the LOC115394942 gene encoding solute carrier family 46 member 3, translating into MKRSFLVEPVVALYAFGCFLFFPVAQQYVYRRLWEQLTNTSYPITDNSPNCGSNGSRNHSKDFEEVQRQASYFSLYSELLSLIPSLIVTILLVTYSDRAGRKMAILPPLFGTLIYILTYLAVSYFELDVYILIGASLLSSLFGGFGTFLGGVFAYIADLCETDRERTLRMTGVEMIIGLFSGGAAISTGYFLAATGFNYPFITSALCLCLNIVYAIFFLEESRPRDSRVSGGSSPQSALKEIVCGFFFMLSLGSCKAKTVLTLMILIFTTLSFANSGGLSMVTLYELNEPLCWSEILIGYGVALSTTVFLASYVGVRAFTHCGVSQLLIVLLGILSVMAGMIMSAFAKTTLMMFLVRVPLLLSIMPFPVLRSMMSKIVSSSQQGALFACVSFMQSLTSNISSAIFSYVYAHTVAWYSGFSFLLGAGFCLIPLGLLGVLGFIGVDVPEMKPNPEEENPPEDGNGEGDERRPLLS; encoded by the exons ATGAAGAGGAGTTTTCTGGTGGAGCCCGTGGTGGCCCTTTACgcttttggttgttttcttttcttcccggTTGCACAGCAGTATGTCTATCGGAGGCTGTGGGAGCAGCTGACCAACACCTCCTATCCCATCACTGATAACTCTCCCAACTGTGGATCAAATGGCAGCCGGAACCATTCTAAAGACTTTGAG GAAGTCCAGAGGCAAGCGTCTTACTTCTCCCTCTACTCAGAGCTTCTGTCCCTCATCCCATCCTTGATCGTCACCATCTTATTGGTGACCTATAGTGACCGAGCTGGACGAAAGATGGCCATACTCCCGCCTTTGTTTGGAACATTGATCTACATTTTGACTTACCTGGCCGTGTCGTACTTTGAGCTTGATGTTTACATTCTCATTGGCGCTTCCCTTCTCAGTTCTCTGTTTGGAGGGTTCGGCACCTTTTTGGGGGGCGTTTTCGCGTACATAGCGGATTTGTGTGAGACTGATCGTGAAAGGACGTTGCGCATGACTGGAGTGGAGATGATTATCGGCCTGTTCTCTGGGGGTGCTGCAATATCAACAGGCTATTTCCTGGCAGCCACCGGCTTTAACTATCCTTTCATCACTTctgcattgtgtttgtgtttgaacatAGTTtatgccattttttttctggaggagagcaggccGAGGGACAGCAGAGTTTCAGGTGGCTCTTCCCCGCAGTCAGCTCTGAAGGAGATTGTCTGTGGATTCTTCTTCATGCTTTCATTGGGGAGTTGTAAGGCTAAAACTGTTTTAACCCTCATGATTTTAATCTTCACCACCCTCTCCTTTGCCAACTCGGGAGGCCTGTCCATGGTCACGCTGTATGAGCTCAATGAGCCACTTTGCTGGTCTGAGATATTAATCGGCTATGGCGTAGCGTTGTCCACCACCGTGTTCCTGGCCAGTTACGTCGGAGTGAGAGCGTTTACACACTGTGGTGTATCGCAGCTGCTCATTGTCCTGCTCGGGATCCTGTCTGTTATGGCAGGAATGATCATGTCAGCATTTGCCAAAACCACTTTAATGATGTTTTTAG TGAGAGTACCGCTGCTCCTGTCAATCATGCCTTTTCCTGTTCTGCGTTCCATGATGTCAAAGATCGTCTCAAGTTCGCAGCAGG gagCTCTGTTCGCCTGCGTTTCCTTTATGCAGAGTTTGACTAGCAATATCTCCTCTGCAATCTTCAGCTACGTCTATGCACACACAGTAGCATGGTACTCCGGCTTTTCCTTTCTGCTGGGCGCTGGATTCTGTCTCATCCCACTGGGTCTCTTGGG GGTTTTGGGTTTCATAGGTGTGGATGTTCCCGAGATGAAGCCAAACCCAGAGGAAGAGAATCCCCCTGAAGATGGCAATGGCGAAGGCGATGAACGCCGCCCTCTTCTCAGTTGA